In one window of Frigoriglobus tundricola DNA:
- a CDS encoding efflux RND transporter permease subunit, whose product MISHFFIDRPIFASVLSIVITLAGAVAVFTLPIAQYPDVTPPTVVVTGVYPGANAITVRDTVAAPIEEQVSGVEGMLYMSSQCTNDGTFTLTVTFKLGTNADMAQVLVQNRVSLALPVVPLLVQREGIMVKKQSPNTLMIVNLVSKNGRYRDLELSNYATIEIRDELGRLPGIAGVGYLGQRDYSIRAWLDPLKLASLNLTAADVVNAIGAQNIQVAAGQIGQQPTPKGQQFQLTINTLGRLIQPEQFADIIIKVGQGGSAGAQAAMSNSSGSGTGGSGSGGANGSGQTGSTDQSGTAASPAGQSAAIVRLRDVVSPRREIVDATGAKQFVGGVELGAQQYDQSSTLDGKPTVALTLYGLPGANAIDTATGVYKKMEDLKKRFPEGMDYEIVYDTTPFIRQSVNEVFKTLRDAIILVAIVVLVFLQSWRAALIPLVAVPVAVIGTFAVMAAFKFSLNNLTLFGLVLAIGIVVDDAIVVVENVERWLEHGLEPRDAARKAMEEVTGPVIAIALVLTAVFVPCAFIGGVTGAFFRQFAVTIAFSTLISAFNSLTLSPALCALLLRPKTAPKDAPTRALDFALGWFFRLFNRAFGAGTEWYARVVGWVLRLTLIVLAVYGGLLVLTYHEFTSTPTGFVPQQDKGYLILNVQLPDSASADRTQQAMARIEAIARDTPGVDHTVGISGQSLILNANAPNLGSMYIMLKPFAQRTGADQTADAIGRALEEQCQKKVRGAEVRAFGAPPIEGLGTTGGFKIMIEDRGNLGLEDLQRRSDEIVRDGNATPGFQGLFSSARFNTPWVYLDIDRTKCAALGLAMDDVFNALQYNLGSYYVNNFNEFGRNWQVNVQADPQFRERVREIGQLQVRNNQGAMVQLRTVMSVRDTSGPVLLQRYNMYTAAAITGTVAPGTSTGEIVPMMKAITDRDLPQSMAADWTELTFLQNEAGNSAAYAFVLAVVFVFLVLAAQYESWKLPLAVILVVPMCLLFAVIGVNVVGQDITIFTQIGLIVLVGLACKNAILIVEFAKQRQEEGMSEREAAVEASRQRLRPILMTSFAFILGVVPLVIAEGAGFEMRRSLGIAVFSGMLGVTLFGIFLTPVFFYAIQSVGWSTKKPAPRKPQPNADHPGPDNGKPHSDPVDGKPGTPSPSHSDSQPSSGQQAPGAQPAG is encoded by the coding sequence GTGATTTCGCACTTTTTTATCGACCGGCCGATCTTCGCGTCCGTGCTCTCCATCGTCATCACGCTGGCCGGCGCGGTGGCGGTGTTCACCCTGCCTATTGCCCAGTACCCCGACGTGACGCCGCCGACGGTGGTGGTCACGGGCGTGTACCCCGGGGCGAACGCGATCACCGTGCGCGACACCGTGGCCGCTCCGATCGAGGAACAGGTGAGCGGCGTCGAGGGCATGCTCTACATGTCCTCGCAGTGCACCAACGACGGCACCTTCACCCTCACCGTCACGTTCAAGCTCGGCACCAACGCGGACATGGCCCAGGTGCTGGTCCAGAACCGGGTGAGTCTGGCCCTCCCGGTGGTCCCGCTGCTGGTACAGCGGGAAGGGATCATGGTGAAGAAGCAGTCGCCCAACACGCTCATGATCGTCAACCTGGTCTCCAAAAACGGCCGGTACCGCGACCTCGAGCTGAGCAACTACGCGACCATCGAGATCCGCGACGAGCTGGGCCGGTTGCCCGGGATCGCTGGCGTCGGATACCTGGGCCAGCGCGACTACAGCATCCGCGCGTGGCTCGACCCGCTCAAACTCGCCTCGCTCAACCTCACCGCGGCCGACGTGGTGAATGCCATCGGCGCGCAGAACATCCAGGTCGCCGCCGGGCAGATCGGCCAGCAGCCGACGCCCAAGGGGCAACAGTTCCAGCTCACCATCAACACCCTCGGCCGGCTCATCCAGCCCGAGCAGTTCGCGGACATTATCATCAAGGTCGGCCAGGGCGGCTCGGCGGGCGCGCAAGCGGCGATGTCGAACAGCAGTGGTTCCGGTACGGGCGGCTCCGGATCGGGCGGGGCGAACGGCTCGGGGCAGACGGGTTCGACCGACCAGAGCGGCACCGCGGCGTCCCCGGCCGGGCAGTCGGCCGCGATCGTCCGCTTGAGGGACGTGGTCTCCCCGCGGCGCGAGATCGTGGACGCGACCGGGGCCAAGCAGTTCGTCGGCGGCGTCGAACTCGGCGCGCAGCAGTACGACCAGTCGTCCACCCTCGACGGCAAACCGACGGTCGCCCTGACCCTCTACGGCCTACCCGGGGCGAACGCCATCGACACCGCGACCGGCGTGTACAAGAAGATGGAGGACCTGAAGAAGCGGTTCCCCGAGGGCATGGACTACGAGATCGTGTACGACACCACGCCGTTCATCCGCCAGTCGGTGAACGAGGTGTTCAAGACGCTCCGCGACGCGATCATCCTCGTGGCGATCGTGGTCCTCGTGTTCCTCCAGTCGTGGCGGGCGGCGCTGATCCCGCTCGTCGCCGTCCCGGTGGCCGTGATCGGCACGTTCGCCGTCATGGCCGCGTTCAAGTTCTCGCTGAACAACCTCACGCTCTTCGGGCTGGTGCTGGCGATCGGCATCGTGGTGGACGACGCCATCGTCGTGGTGGAGAACGTCGAGCGCTGGCTGGAGCACGGGCTGGAACCGCGCGACGCCGCCCGGAAGGCGATGGAGGAGGTGACCGGGCCGGTCATCGCGATCGCCCTGGTGCTCACCGCGGTGTTCGTCCCCTGCGCGTTCATCGGCGGGGTCACCGGCGCGTTCTTCCGCCAGTTCGCGGTCACCATCGCGTTCAGCACGCTGATCTCGGCGTTCAACTCGCTCACCCTCAGCCCGGCGCTGTGCGCGCTCCTGCTGCGGCCCAAGACCGCCCCCAAGGACGCCCCGACGCGGGCGCTGGATTTCGCCCTCGGCTGGTTCTTCCGGCTGTTCAACCGGGCGTTCGGGGCCGGCACCGAGTGGTACGCCCGCGTGGTCGGCTGGGTGCTGCGGCTCACGCTCATCGTTCTCGCCGTGTACGGCGGGCTGCTGGTCCTCACGTACCACGAGTTCACCAGCACCCCGACCGGGTTCGTCCCCCAGCAGGACAAGGGCTACCTGATCCTCAACGTGCAGCTCCCCGACTCGGCCTCCGCCGACCGCACGCAGCAGGCGATGGCCCGCATCGAGGCCATCGCCCGGGACACGCCCGGCGTGGACCACACGGTCGGGATCTCCGGCCAGTCCCTCATCCTGAACGCCAACGCCCCGAACCTGGGGTCGATGTACATCATGCTCAAGCCGTTCGCCCAGCGGACCGGCGCGGACCAGACGGCCGACGCGATCGGCCGCGCCCTGGAGGAGCAGTGCCAGAAGAAGGTCCGCGGCGCGGAGGTGCGCGCGTTCGGGGCGCCGCCGATCGAGGGCCTGGGCACCACCGGCGGGTTCAAGATCATGATCGAGGACCGCGGCAACCTGGGGCTGGAGGACCTCCAGCGGCGGAGCGACGAGATCGTGCGGGACGGCAACGCCACGCCCGGGTTCCAGGGGCTGTTCAGCAGCGCGCGGTTCAACACCCCCTGGGTGTACCTGGACATCGACCGGACGAAGTGCGCGGCGCTGGGCCTGGCGATGGACGACGTGTTCAACGCGCTCCAGTACAACCTGGGCTCGTACTACGTGAACAACTTCAACGAGTTCGGCCGGAACTGGCAGGTTAACGTCCAGGCCGACCCGCAGTTCCGGGAACGAGTCCGCGAGATCGGCCAGCTCCAGGTGCGGAACAACCAGGGGGCGATGGTGCAGTTGCGCACGGTGATGTCCGTCCGCGACACCAGCGGGCCGGTGCTGTTGCAGCGGTACAACATGTACACGGCCGCCGCCATCACCGGGACCGTGGCCCCGGGCACGAGCACCGGCGAGATCGTCCCGATGATGAAGGCGATCACCGACCGCGACCTGCCGCAGTCGATGGCCGCGGACTGGACGGAGCTGACCTTCCTCCAGAACGAGGCCGGGAACAGCGCGGCTTACGCCTTCGTCCTCGCGGTGGTGTTCGTGTTCCTGGTGCTGGCGGCCCAGTACGAGAGCTGGAAGCTCCCACTGGCGGTCATCCTCGTGGTCCCCATGTGTCTCCTGTTCGCGGTGATCGGGGTGAACGTGGTGGGCCAGGACATCACCATCTTCACGCAGATCGGCCTGATCGTGCTGGTGGGGCTGGCGTGCAAGAACGCGATTCTGATCGTCGAGTTCGCGAAGCAGCGGCAGGAAGAAGGGATGTCCGAGCGGGAGGCGGCGGTGGAGGCGAGCCGCCAGCGGTTGCGGCCGATCCTGATGACGAGCTTCGCGTTCATCCTCGGCGTGGTGCCCCTCGTCATCGCGGAAGGGGCCGGGTTCGAGATGCGGCGGAGCCTGGGGATCGCGGTGTTCAGCGGGATGCTCGGCGTCACCCTGTTCGGCATCTTCCTCACGCCCGTGTTCTTCTACGCCATCCAGTCCGTCGGCTGGAGCACCAAGAAACCCGCCCCGCGCAAGCCGCAACCGAACGCCGACCATCCCGGTCCGGACAACGGCAAGCCGCACTCCGATCCAGTTGACGGAAAGCCGGGCACGCCGTCCCCCTCCCACAGCGACAGCCAACCCAGCAGCGGGCAACAGGCGCCCGGCGCTCAACCGGCCGGCTGA
- a CDS encoding UbiD family decarboxylase codes for MGHRTLAAAVADLERTGQLVRISDEIDPHLEAAEVHRRVYRAGGPAVLFTRVTGTPFPMASNLFGTLDRAKFLFRDALADVRKLVELKTDPGRARKHPWRYWKLPLLAWRLRPKFVRTGPVLRHTTTLSRLPQLKCWPMDGGPFVTLPQVYTEHPDAPGWMRSNIGMYRVQFGGNRYEPDREVGLHYQIHRGIGAHHAAAVRRGERLRVNVIVGGPPALAVAAVMPLPEGLPELAFAAALGGRRLRMVTPWEPGVKWAPTGTPPHRVLPMPAEADFVISGWIDPTRTKPEGPFGDHLGYYSLTHDFPVMTVDAVYHRPGAIWPFTVVGRPPQEDTTFGELIHELTGPVIPTVIPGLHAVHAVDAAGVHPLLLAIGSERYTPYAPTRRPQELLTLANAILGQGQLSLAKYLFIVAKEDAPALDIHDIPAFLRHLLERFDPERDLHFQTRTTIDTLDYSAGMGLNAGSKVVIAAAGPKRRALGTSVPAELTLPAGFTDPRMVLPGVLAVRGPTYRAEVATEGAPDVIRLVEHLEAHDTTLQGLPLFIVSDDSDFLSRTLNNFLWAVFTRSDPARDVYGVGASTHYKHWGCRGPVVIDARLKPHMPPPLECDAAVTKKVDALFARGGPLAGIEK; via the coding sequence ATGGGCCACCGCACCCTCGCCGCCGCCGTCGCCGACCTCGAACGGACCGGGCAACTGGTCCGCATCTCGGACGAGATCGACCCGCACCTGGAGGCGGCCGAAGTGCACCGCCGCGTGTACCGGGCCGGCGGGCCGGCGGTCCTGTTCACGCGCGTCACGGGCACCCCGTTCCCGATGGCGTCCAACCTGTTCGGCACCCTCGACCGGGCGAAGTTTCTGTTCCGCGACGCGCTCGCGGACGTGCGCAAGCTGGTGGAACTGAAGACCGATCCCGGGCGCGCCCGAAAGCACCCGTGGCGGTACTGGAAGCTCCCGCTCCTGGCCTGGCGGCTGCGGCCGAAGTTCGTCCGCACGGGACCGGTCCTCCGGCACACCACGACGCTGTCGCGGCTCCCGCAGTTGAAGTGTTGGCCGATGGACGGCGGGCCGTTCGTGACGCTCCCGCAGGTGTACACGGAGCACCCCGACGCGCCCGGCTGGATGAGGTCGAACATCGGCATGTACCGCGTCCAGTTCGGCGGGAACCGGTACGAGCCCGATCGCGAGGTCGGGCTGCACTACCAGATCCACCGCGGCATCGGCGCGCACCACGCCGCGGCCGTGCGCCGCGGCGAGCGGCTGCGCGTGAACGTGATCGTCGGCGGCCCGCCGGCGCTGGCGGTCGCGGCCGTGATGCCGCTCCCGGAGGGGCTGCCGGAACTGGCGTTCGCGGCGGCACTGGGGGGAAGAAGATTAAGGATGGTGACGCCGTGGGAGCCGGGCGTGAAGTGGGCGCCGACCGGTACCCCTCCCCACCGCGTGCTTCCCATGCCAGCAGAAGCCGACTTCGTGATCTCCGGGTGGATCGATCCCACGCGCACGAAGCCCGAAGGCCCGTTCGGCGACCACCTGGGCTACTACAGCTTGACGCACGACTTCCCGGTGATGACCGTGGACGCGGTCTACCACCGGCCCGGCGCGATCTGGCCGTTCACGGTCGTGGGCCGCCCGCCGCAGGAGGACACCACCTTCGGCGAGCTGATCCACGAACTGACCGGCCCGGTGATTCCGACCGTCATCCCCGGCCTGCACGCGGTCCACGCCGTCGATGCCGCCGGCGTCCACCCGCTGCTCCTCGCCATCGGCTCCGAGCGGTACACGCCCTATGCCCCCACGCGGCGGCCGCAGGAGCTACTCACGCTGGCGAACGCGATTCTGGGTCAGGGACAGCTCTCCCTGGCGAAGTACCTGTTCATCGTGGCGAAAGAGGACGCCCCGGCCCTCGACATCCACGACATCCCCGCGTTCCTCCGGCACCTGCTGGAACGCTTCGACCCGGAACGGGACCTGCACTTTCAGACCCGAACGACGATCGACACGCTGGACTACTCCGCCGGCATGGGCCTGAACGCCGGATCGAAAGTGGTGATCGCCGCGGCCGGCCCGAAGCGGCGCGCCCTCGGCACCTCCGTACCAGCGGAACTGACGTTGCCAGCCGGGTTCACGGACCCGCGCATGGTGCTGCCGGGCGTCCTGGCGGTGCGCGGGCCGACCTATCGGGCGGAGGTGGCAACCGAGGGCGCGCCGGACGTGATCCGACTGGTTGAGCACCTCGAAGCGCACGACACAACACTCCAGGGCCTGCCGCTATTCATCGTCAGCGACGACAGCGACTTCCTCTCCCGAACCCTGAACAACTTCTTGTGGGCGGTGTTCACCCGCTCGGACCCCGCGCGGGACGTGTACGGCGTGGGCGCGTCCACGCACTACAAGCACTGGGGCTGCCGCGGGCCGGTGGTGATCGACGCGCGGCTGAAACCCCACATGCCCCCGCCGTTGGAATGTGATGCGGCGGTGACGAAAAAGGTCGATGCCCTGTTCGCGCGGGGCGGGCCACTTGCGGGCATAGAGAAGTGA